The DNA segment CCAAGAACTTGCTGAGCAGTCAAACGCTTAGTTGGGTCAGGGTTCAGCATCTGCTTCACAAGGCTCTTTGCGCTCTCAGATATCTGCGACCAAGGATCTCTCTTAAAATCAAGAACTCCCCTCAAGATTGCAAGAGCCACACCTTGTTCAGTCTCTGCATTCAAAACCTTGAATCACTAAGTTACCCTTCATCAGTACAGATCTACATATTCAGGGTCGGATCTAAGTTTTTAGCggttataaacattttttaaaaaactttggtaagatgtttttttttcataatttagaGGCTTATATCTAtgtaaaattctttttttaaaactaaaaccaaTATTTCATTCGGCTGTGCCCAAATACGGATCGTAGAGTAAGCATAACAGCTATTACCAGCCCAAAAAGGAGGAACACCACATAGCAAGATGTAGAGGATAACTCCAGCACTCCACACATCAACCTCTGGTCCATAATCTCTCTTCAACACTTCTGGTGCCATGTAATATGGACTCCCCACAATCTCTGTAAACCTCtctcctgcaaaaaaaaaaaacaatcaaacttTCATTACCTAGATTCAACCCTTTCTAGAACAATGTGATCTGAATCTCAAAAGTTTCTATTTTGGGAAAGTTACCAGGCTTGAAGAGCACGGATAAGCCAAAGTCAATAGCCTTAAGCGCAGAGTTCTCCTTCTTATTAGCAAACAAGAAGTTCTCAGGCTTCAAGTCCCGATGCATCACACCATTCATATGACACATCTTCACGACCTCCGCGATGGTCCTAGCCACGGTGGCCGCCGCGCGCTCCGTGTAATGCCCTCTAGCCACGATCCGGTCAAAAAGCTCGCCTCCTTCGCAGAGCTCCATCACAAGATGCACGTTCTCGTTGTCCTCGTAGGTCGCCTTGAGTTTGACCACGTTGGGGTGATCTGGTATGGTGGACATGATCGTGACCTCGCGGCGGACGTCCTCCACGTCAACGGCGGTCCGGAGCTTCCTCTTGGAGATTGACTTGCAAGCCAGCGCTTCGCGTGTCTCGCGGTCCGTGCAGAGGTAGGTGATGCCGAACTCTCCGCGGCCGAGCTCTCGTCCTAAGATGTACTTGTCGCTGATCTGAGTCCGGTGGCTCATGGGGACGTCGGGGAGGACGCGTATGGGACCGTGGGATCTCAGACCGTCGGGATCGTGGTAGGCGTTTGGTTTGCGGACATGTCGTTTCTTGGTTTGGTTCTTGGTTTGTTTTGAGTCTGCTTCAGGGTCAAAGTTGACGCAGGCGATGCAGTTACCCATGTCTGAGTTTCGAACTCAGTAAACCGAAGTTGGTTAGTTTCTGGAGATTTGACGGCAACGGCTGTGTTTTCCGGCGAACGGTGAGTTTGTAGTCTCTggagagaagatgaagaaaggtTCGTCGACCTTTTGTGTAAATTTCAGTTTGGTGATgatatttgatatttaaaaagtatttatatagtttaaataATTAAGGAAAAAAAGCAACTTGATTTGTATctgcaaatacaaaaaaaatgcaaagaaactgtatttaaaatagattttttctatatgaattataaaatattttttcagtgattcctttttttttttgtcaaccatttTTTAGTGATTCAAAAGGTTAGTTATACTTACAACAGCTTTTATTACTCTTTCGTGTATTTAAAAGATGAGTAGGAAAAATACTAGCCGTCGATTTGTTGAGGTGGAGAGATGAGATGAAGTCAGGTGGAGTTGTTGACCATGGAAGTGGATATGGTGACATTGTCAAAAAAGTGTGACGTTGGTTTCATTTGAGTTGTTGGTATTAACCAAAATCATTGTCTGTTTGAAATCAGTAGAATTGATTAATGTAATTAAACTTGTGAGAATTGTTTTGTCGTCTTGTCCCTCTAATTACTTTACCTAAGTTACTAGCTTTGGATTTTACAGAAACATTATAGTTTTTTTGGGtaccatatatattttatacacttTCCGTATGAAAACAATCTCAGTTGTCAGAacattgaaattttaatttttttttgaaataggTATATACTTTTGTGAATGGTTGATTTGAAGGTTTCTGCAAAAAGATACGGTGGTGAAGATAATTTCAAAACCTATCAGATATGTAATCAGGATAGGAGAGATTAGGTGTAGACTTTGTCAATATAAGGATCAATCAATCGTACTTTAATTGtgacataagaaaaataaaatgaagagTAAATATGAAGATTCCacttaggggtgggcactttacccgaaatccgaagtggcacccgaacccgatccgaaaaatccgaaccgaaatccaaaccgaagtagcaaaatatccgaacgggtattgaattaggagagattggatatccgaacccgaacgggtaatatccgaacccgaatggatatccgaaaataaccgaacatatatataattaaccttatatttctagtttacatccttcattttatataaaatatttatattgatactacacatactttaaattcatatgatatacatacaattacgtagAAGGTGATTTGCtattcacttaaaatgcatgtcaaactttttatttcaacaattaacaaaaagtaacatccaaaatttaaaaacaataaccaaattaatgtctttttagattgaaaatgttatgtccaaatctattaatcattcaatctattaaaaataaaaaaaatagttaagtggaaaattatatatttaaatacaagaaatttgagaaatgaaaatttttatttttttcttcaaaatctaaatatccgaacccgatccaaaataaccgaaaccgaactaaaaatacccgaacccgacccgaagtacagaaatacccgaacgggttctacacctctataccgaaatacccgaaaatccgaaatacccgatccgaacccgaacggatacccgaacgcccacccatAATTCCACTGATCAAAGTcaacaaaaatgtaaacaaATGGTAACGTCTTTTTTTTCCTCTACTCGTAAATAATTCAATTCACATATCAAACAAATGTGTCGCCATGTCGTCTCCTTATtcgtttgcttacaacaatttAGGTTTACAttccaaaaataaatacaacCTAACATATGCTATTTTGCGCAAACAACATTATCATCTATGATAATTATGTGCAATAcatatttatcaaatttataCTTTAATAGGTGAAAAAGAAGATTACtttcgttgacaaaaaaaaaataggtgaAAAAGAAGGTCTTAAATTTATTTCCCGGTTGTAATTCCAACCGACAGTTATTGCAATTGGCAAAAAGAGTGAAAAAGTAGAAAGTCACGCAACGGGTCTCCTTTGTAAGGTTTAGGAAAATAAGATGTAGAAGCCCCAACACATTATGTTCTCATACTCCAACTTTAGTATCTAATTTACACTCATTagctttcataatatatatatatatacacatatatagaCTAATATTGTggtattaatttagttatacaaATCCATGAAAATGAATAAATTATGAGTGGGGTGATGCCAATGAATTTgattgttagattttttttaaaaggaaatgaTGGACCATGTTTTATCTTGTGCAACTTTTAAGCTggcaaattattaaaaatatttgaaaaaggGACTTTGGTTTGATGAGAGGAAAAACATGAGATTGTGTATGAAATGATGGGCTCAACTCAAATGCTTGAGATTGCATGTGTATGTGGCGTTGTCATGCCAACTATTCAATTTATTGTAGCCCCATCACTTTTTTGCATAGCACTCCCTTATCTATAACCTTAAACCatatatttagaatatgaaTGAATTGAATCCCAAGTGACTGTGTCTCAACCTGAGAAGGCTGTAATTATTTATTGTCTGCGTTCGGTGTGGTTGTTTACCATCCGTAGAATTTGATCgatgatttttttgattttagtccttttttttctttttaccatTTTAAACGCTTTAAACTTCTacgtaataaaataattaaagtttttaatgaTCAAAAGTATGTAAACCAAAACCTAGTTAATCCACATTAGGATAGTACTAACAATTAAGTTTTACCCCCTAATTTTTGATGACACTTAAAACAATATCGTATCTTTGTTTAGCCAAGCAACATTAACTTAGTCTTGTCATAAACGAGTTTGCACTCAAGTCTAAGCTTACATTTATTAGTCTGGCTTGGTTGGAAAGAACAACTAAAGTTTGTCTAAGTTTATCGAGTAGTCTAGTTCTGATATAGTATTTTGTTTCTCTAAAGCACAAGAAGACAGCAAAATAAATGTGAGTATACACGGATCAAgtgatatgttttcttttgaacCGCAATGAGTCAATGACTAACTTTTGCACTGCCTTATGTTACAGAATTTCAAACTATCGCAACTATTCTTGATAGTATAAATCATTATATCTTAGTATATAATCTCgatcattttgaaagaaaaaatgtaGTTTTACGTTGAAGATGTTCTAAAATCATATAAAGCAATTCGAtcattttgaaggaaaaaaataaaattttacattaaagATGCTCTAAAATCGTATAAACCAGCAAGAAAATAATACTCTTCGCTGGGTtcacaaaaagataaaaagggcTAGAAGGCAACTATTACAAAAGGCCCATTAGCATATACAGAGACATCTGAAGAGGGCAAAACCCAAACGTTGCGCAAAGGGGAACCAAAGCAAAGACGAAGAAGTTATTAAACCCTGCCGTTTTATAGTTTTCTAATTATTACAAATCAACcactaactttaaaaaataacaaattccCACTACATGCACACTACTCCAAAGTTGACAACGAAAATCGATTTATATTACAAAGATGCCATTTTTAATAATGACTGCTAGTTGAACATGGATTAACATAAATTACAACACTTAAAAAATTGTTATGGAATAGTTCAGATAAGATCTTGAATGGCCTAGCTAGCCTATCCTAGGAAAGCATGGATCTTGATGTCACATatactaaataataaatatacagaGGTGTATGCTTAGGTAGGTTAAACGAAAACtgaataaaaatcaataaaaatataaagaaaaagagacaATAAAAGCAAGAAGTCGTAAGCTTTGCAAAGTTGTAAGCTTCTGACCAAATTTGCTTGGAGAGCAAAACAAGCTCGAAGAAGGAAGTCAAGCTACACGCCATTTTCGAAGGTGActtggttgttgttgttctttcCGGTTTATGAGAGTCAGTTCTAGCTACTTGTTTGATTACTGTAGTTGATCAATTTGTTAAGGTTTGAATGTGTTGGAAACTCTTAACAATGCACAATGGTTTTGAGAAGCTGATACTTTCTGGGTGGTTTCTGGAGAAAAGctgaaattaaaaatgaaaggctcaattttgtttctttgaaattattatacaaGACAAAAGGGTGACTTCGAATAAGAGTAATGTACATTACATAGTTTCATGTAACTGTTAAGGGACATAGATGCATACATGTAACTTATGGCATGGTTACACGACCAAGCGTTGAACCTAGTTACTGTATTGGGAGAGAACTCAAGTAGTGTATTAGGTTGCCAATATAGTCTAATGGAACACACTCTCTTTTGttcttaattgtttttttttaatgtttgaaTCTTATGAGACATTTCTGAGCCTGTggttcattttgttttctttgacaGACAATGATTCGTGCAAAGCAGATCAGTAATCTTTCAAGTTCAGCAAGATCCTTCTTTCTTGGTGGAACAAGATCTAGTGCAGCTGATGGAAACTCTTGCACATCATCCGCAGAGGATGAAAGCTCCGTCTTGAGACGCCACCGAACTAGGCCTGAAGCTGTACACACTGGGAACAGAGTTTTCACCCGACCATCTCCTCTTCATCTCCATGTTTCTCCTCCTGTTTTGCCTGTGAAACCGGATCCTGCTAATCGTAAGATCCCACTACCCGATGGAACTGAAGTCTCTATGGTCGATCATACTCTTCCTATTACTAGTGTCAAAGCCAGTGGAAGAGAGCATCTCGGTGAAGTCTACACTACCTCTGCTTCCAAAGATTCATCAGAGAGAGCTCCAGTAAACGCCTCTCCAGGGACTAAGCAAGCTTCAAATGATGTGTCTCATGATTTAACCAAAACTACCGCCTCTGGAAAGAGGAAGTGTGGCTATGACCCCTCAGGGGAAATGATGAGAGTGACACCAGCACCTAGACACGTCATAGAAAACGTTTCTAGCATATTGCGGAGATTCAAATGGGGCCCAGCTGCTGAAGAGGCTCTTCACAACTCCGGTTTCAAGATGGACGCATACCAAGCTAACCAAGTCCTTAAGCAGATAGATAACTACGCAAACGCTCTTGGCTTCTTCTACTGGCTGAAAACACAACCTGGTTTTAAACATGATGAACACACTTACACCACTATGGTTGGTAACCTCGGCCGTGCAAAACAGTTCGGCGAGATAAACAACCTTCTCAACGAGATGGTTAGAGACGGTTGTCAGCCAAACACCGTCACATACAACCGACTTATCCACAGCTACGGCCGTGCAAATTACCTCAAAGAAGCCGTGAATGTTTTCACTCAAATGCAAGAGGCTGGATGCGAGCCTGACCGTGTGACGTACTGCACACTCATAGACATCCACGCTAAAGCTGGCTTTCTTGACATCGCCATGGAGATGTATCATAGAATGCAAGCGGCCGGGCTGTCTCCTGATACTTTCACATACAGTGTTATAATAAACTGTCTTGGCAAAGCTGGTCATTTACCTTCTGCTCATAGGCTCTTCTGTGAGATGGTTGGTCAGGGTTGTACGCCTAGTTTGGTGACGTTCAACATCATGATAGCTTTGCACGCCAAGGCGAGGAACTACCGGAGCGCGTTGAAGCTTTACCGAGACATGAAAGGTGCAGGGTTTCGACCTGATAAAGTGACTTACAGTATAGTCATGGAGGTGCTTGGACACTGTGGGTTTCTTGAGGAGGCAGAGGGTGTATTCACTGAGATGGAACGTGAGAGCTGGGTTCCTGATGAACATGTTTACGGTCTTCTTGTGGACTTGTGGGGAAAAGCTGGTGACGTGGAGAAAGCTTGGCGGTGGTATCAAGCAATGCTTCACGCTGGTGTGAGACCTAATGTACCTACATGCAATTCTCTTCTCAGTACTTTGCTTAGAGGTCATAGGCTCactgaagcttataatctaTTACAAAGCATGGTGGCGTTTGGTTTGCAGTCTTCTCTGCAGACATACACATTGCTGTTGAGTTGCTGCACAGAAGCTCGTTCAAACTTTGACTTGGGCTTCTGTGGGCAGCTAATGGCGGTCTCAGGCCATCCTGCACACACCTTTCTCCTCAAAATGCCGCCTGCAGGTTCAGATAATGGCCAAAAGGTGCGTGACCATGTCAGCAGCTTTCTTGATTACATGCACAGCGAGGACAGAGAGAGCAAGAGGGGGCTCATTGACGCAGTAGTGGAATTTCTCCACAAGTCAGGACTTAAAGAAGAGGCTGGCTCGGTCTGGGAAGTGGCTGCAGTCAAGAATGTGTATCCAGATGCATTGAGGGAGAAAAGCTGCAGCTACTGGCTTATAAATCTCCATGTGATGTCGGAAGGAACTGCAGTGACCGCGCTGTCTAGGACGCTTGCGTGGTTTCGTAAGCAGATGTTGGTTTCAGGAGAGTGTCCTTCACGGATTGATATAGTAACTGGTTGGGGAAGACGGAGTAGAGTCACAGGCAGTTCAATGGTGAGACAAGCAGTTGAGGAGCTGCTCAACGTCTTCAACTTCCCGTTTTTCACTGAGAATGGTAACTCAGGATGTTTTGTTGGATGTGGAGAGCCTCTCAAGAATTGGTTAAGTGAATCATATGTTGAGAGGATGCATCTgctttagtttttagattagtAGTTTTGTTATTATTCTTTGGCTGAATCTCAGTCACTTGGTTTTGTATGACATAATAAGTTTTAAGGTTTAAGCCTTAAAGGTTAGTGATGATGACTGGAGTTTTATCTCCAGCTCAAGATTTTTGTTGTCAAACATTATCTCCTCTTGCGATGGGGAGTATATAAATCAATCTTTCAGGGTTATAACCACCCAAATTTTATTgacatttgttttatttttgtacaaCATCAAATGTTACAAAACTGTTTCCTTACCACAGCCATGTGAATTGGAGGAAGGTCTAAAGAAGCCTTGAATTGTAGGAGCCACAAGATGAGCATTTGTGGTATAGCCAATGGTAAGGAGCCTCTCCTTTTCTTCCACAGTCATTACACAGTATCACCTGCACCAAACCATATTTTCATTCCCCTATGTAAACAATATGGAGACAGAGAGAGATCTATTACCTGAGTTTTGTTGGTGTATTCATCAGGCATCTTTTCTTCTGCAAGTAATGCGTCTAACATACTAAAGTATACCTGTGTGAAACATGTCCTTTGTTTAGTGATTGAAAAGTGTTCATTGCTTCAATAAAGACTCAAAACACTTTGGCTTCAGAAGAAAATCAGAACTATATGTGGTCTAGGAACACAATATTCTGTCTGAAAATGATGAAACTGACCTGCATATCTCCTAGAGACTTGCTGCAGACAGGGCATGTGTAATGTGAGCAAGTGTAATCCTACCAccagaataaagaaaaaaaagcttaGCAACTTATTTTAGGTTTTCATATTACTCACAAATATAAACAGAGTTGAGTACCTTAAAGCATTTAGAGTGCATCAAGTGACCGCATGGAAGAGCCTTCACCGGGGAGCTGGAGGTGAAGATGTACTCATGGCAAATCGGACAGTTATCTTCTAAGCATTTTTCTCTGCAAACATGCTCTTTTAAGGAACGTGCCATACAAGCATTGCATTTCATGCAATGGAAGTAGTCAATGCCCAATCCTTTCCCGACCCGGCAGAGATTACAGTAGGGACAATGATAAATTTTCCTGTTAAGAAACATTGGCTTGTTAGTCTAAGAGACACACTTGAAGCATCAAAGTAGAGGAATAGTTTACCTTTCATCGTCAAATAATTTGCATATCTTGCAGAAGTATTTTCCCATTGACGACTTGCACAAAGTATTTGAGCAGTTTGCACCAATTGGTTGAATCAGGAGGCATTTCATGCACATCATCTTTTTTATCTGTTTCCTGCATAAGAAATCAAGAGAATCAGAAAAACATTTGAGTGTCAAACAATATTTTGTTGAAGTTCTTCATATGAAAGTAGAAGATGTTACACTACCTATCCACCGAGTGATCAGTCTCTTCATCATGGCATCTTATACAAGTGAAGAGCTGGTCACAGCAAGGTGCAAGAAGCTTGCAGTTCCTCTTGTAGTGCTTGCAACCAAAGACCAAACTGTGAGGATCTCGATAAGATGGATGCTGACCTTGAATTGTCCCTAAACTGCTTGAGAGAATGGCTGGTTCTTGATTATATATCCTCTGTGAAATAATCCAACGGCTGAAAAAGTACATTACATAATATTAGTTTTGGCAataagaatgaaaaaaataataataaatgagaGGTGATAAGGCTTACCTCATTAACAAGTTCTGCTTGAGATATGATTTCTTCTGAGGATCTAGGGAAGAGTCACATGATATTTTTCTAATCATAGCAGCCATTTCTTCTTGACTCATTGTTAACAAGTGTTCATATTTCTTGGATTGAGCCTTCTGAGACATTGTAAAAGTTTGAGCAGGATTGATATGGCAATTGCAGTCAGTTTGTTCCTTGTCCTCCTTTTTGTCAGCTCCTCTGCATATCTTTTTAGTATCTGGAAGTTGCTGATGTTCACCTTCTTTGTTATTAGGAGCAGTCTTTCCAAGTGGCTTATCCACTTCCATGTCTGTCTCTGAAATTTTGCTGCCAATGGTCCCTCTATCCCCATCAGAAGCTCCTTCAAATAGATACTTCCAAACAGTCTCCAGTGGATCTGAATCCCCAAATGGATCATTGTTTGCTTCTCCTGCTTCCTCTTGTACAATATGACCGTTGTACCATTCTGTTAGCCACTCCACAAACATTGTTTTCCTTGTTGCTTGTCGCCACAAAGACATTACAACATGTTGCTCATCAGATTTCAAAGAATCCATCAACCAAGGAATCATATCCTGCAATATCTCCCCGCTTATTCTCCCAAGCATGCATCCTATGATCTTCTCCTGTTCTTCAATAGCAAAACAGTCCCTGAACAGACCCCAGAGCTCAGTTTCTTCGTGTTGGAAATGCTCTGACAGTATCTTGTGCATGGATTTGCATATCTCCTGGAGACTCAGACACAACCGCTCATACTTCATCTTTCTGTGGTGGTCGGCTGCACTTGAGACAAACATGTTCAGTTCTAACATCTCATTCAAAATGAATGATACTTTATCAAAGTGTTTGATCTCTAGCTCATGATCAATACTAAAAGAGTGGCTAATATTCTGCAGCTTTCCCTTTGCCTCCAGTGCTGGAAAAGCAATCTCATCCTCTGCATCAAAGTGTATCTGATACAGAAACTTTATAAGATGGAATCTCTGTTGAAACTCCCCAAGGAACCGAAAGTCGGTTGCTAATCTAGCTGATCCACTAACAAGGTAGTCCAAATCCGCTTTCATTGCCTTgtggaagaagaaaagaagatcaaTTGGTTTAACATCCATCATGAATGGCTCATCAACATTCTGCTCACCAAAAAACTCTGGAAGatggagaggaggaggaggtttaAGCTTTCCAGAGAATAGCATTTGCTGGTTCATCCTACTAGAGTAAGGTGTCTGGTACAAGTCTCCAGCATCTGGCATGAGGAAGCATGTTGAAGACTTGTTTATTTTCCCAGGACATATAAACAAATCAGCTTCAGTTTCTTTGCATAGTTGGAGCTGTGCTTGATGGGAGAAGGATCCTGATGCTTCTTCAGTGGGTTCCTTTTTGCAGAAACATCTTATTTTGAACATTACAGACAGCTGTTTCCAGAAACTCTCAACAGATGTTTTGCCTGAGTAGCCAAAGCGTAGCCATTGCAACAAGAGGCGTGGAAATGATTTTTGAGGAGAAGAATCTTCCAATGTTAAGAACTGAAGAATTGACTGAGACTCCTCTTCTGATAGATGAGCAGAGAACCAGAGAATGACACACTTTAGCAATCCAAGAGGTAAGACATGTATGCTTGTGTAAAGGAGCTGCCTCTGCATTTCATGGTTACAGTTCTTGCTGATGATTGGGAATACCTAGAGAAACAACAATGAATGGTGAATACGTTAGTTCTAGAAAAACTTCCATTAAGTTCTAAAAGTATCAAATACTCCTTTTGTACACTAAAAGTTGATATACTAAACTTTTcgcacatattaaaaaaatttaaacacattctttcgtttattatttttttggttttaataataaattttcaccattcatatttttatatttaattttatattttaattttaaaaaacaaatgcaATAATTATACTATAGAAAATCAATTTTTctaatacaaaaacaaaatctaaaacatcaacCATTCAAATACGGAATAAGTAGTTGTTTACCTCTCTTCTCTGTATGGAAAATTGCTTTGTTACTTGAACTATAAGGGACTCAAGTTCCTCCTGAAGTTTCAGAATAAAACCATCTGTCCTCATCTTAGGATCAGCACTTTTGTATAGCAGTCTCTGAAAACTCTCAAGACAGCCATCTATGGTAAATTGATTGGCTGTTGAAGAGCATCCATCTGCTATTTCTTCCAACACCGGATGAAAGAACTTCTTAAATGCATTGCtgcaaccacaaaaaaaaaaattctagacAAGTTTTAAGAGAGTAGGCACCTTACCAAAGAGAAAAACTAAGTTGTCTTACCTATAAGAAACAAGAACATCAGCAAGAAAGTTTAGCCGAGCCATGAGTACATCAAGGTCCAGAAGAAGGCTTGGGAAGCTCGCTTGGCACAATCCTTCTTGAATGTCTCTCAAATCTTTTTCAACTGCATTTTGAAAAATCTGAAGACCATGGATAGGGCTGTGTCCTACATTTGGGATAAAAACTGGCTTTTTACTCCACTGCCAAAGCCGTTGAAAACATCCACTCCGAGATAAGTTCTTGCTATCTTTAGACACATCTTCATACTCTACTTGTTTCAAGATCTTTGTAGAAGCCCCACAATCCATCAGCCAAGAGCTTATGACCTTGATCAGAAAGTCTTTTATCTTATCAGAAACTACCAAgattaaatagaaaacaaaaggaTATTCATACCTGTTGTGATGAGTCTTCAGTTGGGACCACATCTTTCATGCAGTTCACAACTTCAGTTCTCTCTTTGTGAGAGAGATAAGACATCATCCATGGCAAGAAGTCTTCCAACACCATCACT comes from the Brassica napus cultivar Da-Ae chromosome A7, Da-Ae, whole genome shotgun sequence genome and includes:
- the LOC106354405 gene encoding calcium-dependent protein kinase 30 is translated as MGNCIACVNFDPEADSKQTKNQTKKRHVRKPNAYHDPDGLRSHGPIRVLPDVPMSHRTQISDKYILGRELGRGEFGITYLCTDRETREALACKSISKRKLRTAVDVEDVRREVTIMSTIPDHPNVVKLKATYEDNENVHLVMELCEGGELFDRIVARGHYTERAAATVARTIAEVVKMCHMNGVMHRDLKPENFLFANKKENSALKAIDFGLSVLFKPGERFTEIVGSPYYMAPEVLKRDYGPEVDVWSAGVILYILLCGVPPFWAETEQGVALAILRGVLDFKRDPWSQISESAKSLVKQMLNPDPTKRLTAQQVLDHPWIQNAKKAPNVPLGDIVRSRLKQFSMMNRLKKKALRVIAEHLSIQEVEVIRDMFTLMDDDNDGKITYPELRAGLKKVGSQLGEPEIKMLMEVADVNGNGCLDYGEFVAVIIHLQKMENDEHFRQAFMFFDKDGSGYIESDELRRALTDELGEPDNSVLIDIMREVDTDKDGRINYDEFVVMMKAGTDWRKASRQYSRERFKSLSINLMKDGSLHLHDALTGQSVAV
- the LOC106357277 gene encoding pentatricopeptide repeat-containing protein At1g74750, yielding MIRAKQISNLSSSARSFFLGGTRSSAADGNSCTSSAEDESSVLRRHRTRPEAVHTGNRVFTRPSPLHLHVSPPVLPVKPDPANRKIPLPDGTEVSMVDHTLPITSVKASGREHLGEVYTTSASKDSSERAPVNASPGTKQASNDVSHDLTKTTASGKRKCGYDPSGEMMRVTPAPRHVIENVSSILRRFKWGPAAEEALHNSGFKMDAYQANQVLKQIDNYANALGFFYWLKTQPGFKHDEHTYTTMVGNLGRAKQFGEINNLLNEMVRDGCQPNTVTYNRLIHSYGRANYLKEAVNVFTQMQEAGCEPDRVTYCTLIDIHAKAGFLDIAMEMYHRMQAAGLSPDTFTYSVIINCLGKAGHLPSAHRLFCEMVGQGCTPSLVTFNIMIALHAKARNYRSALKLYRDMKGAGFRPDKVTYSIVMEVLGHCGFLEEAEGVFTEMERESWVPDEHVYGLLVDLWGKAGDVEKAWRWYQAMLHAGVRPNVPTCNSLLSTLLRGHRLTEAYNLLQSMVAFGLQSSLQTYTLLLSCCTEARSNFDLGFCGQLMAVSGHPAHTFLLKMPPAGSDNGQKVRDHVSSFLDYMHSEDRESKRGLIDAVVEFLHKSGLKEEAGSVWEVAAVKNVYPDALREKSCSYWLINLHVMSEGTAVTALSRTLAWFRKQMLVSGECPSRIDIVTGWGRRSRVTGSSMVRQAVEELLNVFNFPFFTENGNSGCFVGCGEPLKNWLSESYVERMHLL